The following proteins are co-located in the Chaetodon trifascialis isolate fChaTrf1 chromosome 14, fChaTrf1.hap1, whole genome shotgun sequence genome:
- the LOC139341967 gene encoding sorting nexin-14-like isoform X4, which yields MGCIRVFLQKIRRRMKLDRFRELGRQYPVFCFLLLVLLMSTVLLNRYIHIIMVFWSFLAGVVTFYCSLGPESLLPNIFVSIKPRTKSYQQELFPLGHSCAVCGKIKCKRHRPTLLLENYQPWLDLKVPSKVDASLSEILELVLENFVYPWYRDITDDEAFVDELRVTLRFFAAVLVRRTQKVDVASLITQKLLKVSMKHIEIISKARQKVKNTEHLQQAALDEYGPDLHVALRSRRDELLYLRKLTEMLFPYILPPKATDCRSLSLLIREVLAGSVFLPSMDYLADPDTVNHLLLIFIDNSPPEEATEPTSTLVPFLQKYSDTRNKKPSVLKLELKEIREQQDLLFRFMNFLKQEGAVHVLQFCLSVEEFNDRILCPELSDSEKMMLHEEVKKIYETYCLDESVDKIRFDPFIVEEIRNIAEGPYPEVVKLQTMRCLFEAYEHVLSLLENVFTPMFCHSDEYFRQLLRGAESPARNSRMSSSWDWSPESPSSLFTASGSSSPASFNSLHAQSTFTTFPYGSLSHRHSSPKNTSKRGESFGISRIGSKIKGVFKSTTMEGAMLPSYGLVEGEDDMVEEAMMVLEDDSPMEAASTPSTPRNLSAWNITIPYIDFYDDDVKRERIPVFCIDVERNDRKAVGHETEHWSVYRRYLEFYVLESKLTEFHGSFPDAQLPSKRIIGPKNYEFLTSKREEFQEYLQKLLQHPELSNSQLLADFLSPHSMESQFLDKMLPDVNLGKIIKSVPSKLIKEKGQHLEPFIQSFFNSCESPKPKPSRPELTILSPTSENDKKLFNDLFKNNANRSEMTEKRHNQNYFMEMITVEGVYDYLMYVGRVIFHIPDWLHHLLMTGRILFKNTLEAYTDYYLQYKLNQVVEEHRLVSLITLLRDTVFCESSPPRSAQDKQRRAKKTFEEMMTYIPDFLGKCIGEEAKYEGVRLLFDGLQQPVLNKQLTYVLLDIAIQELFPELNKVQKETSVMAPWM from the exons ATGGGATGCATCAGGgtttttctgcagaaaataaGACGCAGGATGAAGCTAGACCGGTTCAGAGAGCTGGGCCGACAGTATCCAgtcttctgctttctgctgctggtccTGCTGATGTCCACTGTGCTTTTAAACAG ATATATACACATTATAATGGTGTTTTGGTCTTTCCTGGCTGGGGTCGTTACTTTCTACTGCTCTTTGGGACCCGAGTCTCTGCTTCCCAACATCTTTGTCTCCATCAAACCAAGGACTAAG TCATACCAACAGGAGCTGTTTCCACTGGGCCACAGCTGTGCCGTTTGTGGAAAAATCAAATGCAAAAGGCACAG ACCAACTTTATTACTGGAAAACTATCAACCGTGGCTTGACCTGAAAGTTCCATCCAAGGTGGATGCCTCCCTTTCAGAG atTCTGGAGTTGGTTCTGGAGAATTTTGTGTATCCTTGGTATAG AGACATCACGGACGATGAGGCTTTTGTGGACGAGCTGAGGGTGACTTTGCGCTTCTTTGCAGCTGTGTTGGTCCGCCGAACACAGAAG gtggaTGTGGCATCCCTCATCACACAGAAACTTCTTAAAGTTTCCATGAAGCACATTGAAATAATTAGCAAAGCAAGACAGAAAG TAAAGAACACAGAGCATCTTCAGCAAGCTGCCCTGGATGAGTACGGTCCTGACCTCCATGTCGCCCTTCGCAGTCGCAGAGATGAGCTCCTCTACCTCAGGAAGCTGACTGAGATGCTCTTCCCCTACATCCTGCCACCCAAGGCTACAGACTGCAG atctctttctctcctgataAGAGAAGTCTTGGCTGGCtctgtcttccttccttcaatGGACTACTTGGCTGATCCT gacACTGTGAATCATTTACTTTTGATATTCATTGACAACTCCCCT CCTGAAGAAGCCACAGAGCCCACTTCAACGTTGGTTCCTTTCCTGCAGAAGTACTCTGATACTCGTAACAAAAAGCCCTCT GTGCTGAAGCTGGAGTTGAAGGAAATCAGAGAACAGCAAGACCTTCTCTTCCGTTTCATGAACTTCCTGAAGCAAGAAGGGGCTGTCCACGTGCTCCAGTTCTGCCTTTCAGTCG AGGAATTCAACGATCGGATACTATGCCCAGAGCTGTCCGACTCAGAGAAGATGATGCTTcacgaggaggtgaagaagatcTACGAGACCTACTGTTTGGACGAGAGCGTTGACAAGATTCGCTTCGACCCCTTCATAGTGGAAGAAATACGCAACA TTGCAGAGGGCCCGTATCCAGAGGTGGTGAAGCTGCAGACCATGAGGTGTTTGTTTGAAGCGTACGAGCACGTCCTGTCCCTCCTGGAGAATGTTTTCACCCCCATGTTTTGTCACAGCGATGAG TACTTCCGCCAGCTTCTGAGAGGGGCCGAGTCCCCTGCCAGGAATTCCAGGATGAGCAG TTCCTGGGACTGGAGCCCCGAGTCCCCATCCTCACTGTTCACCGCCTCTGGCAGCTCTTCACCTGCATCTTTTAACTCCCTCCATGCCCAGTCCACGTTCACAACCTTCCCATACGGCTCGCTATCCCACCGCCACTCATCACCCAA GAACACGTCAAAGAGGGGCGAGTCCTTTGGGATCAGTCGCATTGGCAGTAAGATCAAAGGAGTGTTCAAGAGCACAACCATGGAGGGAGCCATGCTGCCATCCTATGGgctggtggagggagaggacgaTATG GTGGAGGAAGCGATGATGGTGCTGGAGGATGACTCCCCCATGGAGGCAGCCTCCACCCCCAGCACCCCCCGGAACCTCTCGGCCTGGAACATCACCATCCCTTACATTGATTTCTATGACGACGAtgtgaagagggagaggatTCCTGTGTTCTGTATCGATGTAGAGCGCAACGACCGGAAGGCAG tggGACATGAGACTGAGCACTGGTCTGTGTACAGAAGATATCTGGAGTTCTACGTCCTTGAATCAAAGCTCACAGAATTTCATG GTTCCTTTCCAGATGCGCAGTTGCCTTCAAAAAGAATCATCGGGCCCAAGAATTATGAGTTCCTCACATCGAAGCGGGAGGAGTTCCAGGAGTATCTTCAG AAACTTTTGCAGCATCCAGAGCTGAGCAACAGTCAGCTCCTCGCCGACTTCCTGTCCCCTCACAGTATGGAGTCTCAGTTCCTGGACAAGATGTTACCTGACGTGAATCTGG GGAAAATCATTAAGTCAGTTCCCAGCAAGCTGATAAAAGAG AAAGGGCAGCATCTGGAGCCTTTCATCCAGTCCTTCTTCAACTCCTGTGAATCCCCCAAACCCAAACCCAGCCGCCCCGAGCTCACCATCCTCAGCCCCACCTCGGAAAATGATAAAAAG CTCTTCAATGACCTCTTCAAAAACAACGCCAACCGATCTGAGATGACAGAGAAGAGGCACAATCAGAATTACTTCATGGAAATGATCACTGTTGAAGGGGTGTATGACTACTTAATGTATGTGG GCCGAGTCATCTTCCACATTCCTGACTGGCTGCACCACCTGCTAATGACTGGCAGGATCCTGTTCAAGAACACACTGGAAGCCTACACAGATTACTACCTTCAGTACAAGCTGAACCAGGTAGTCGAGGAGCACCGGCTTGTCTCACTTATCACCCTGCTCAGAG ACACAGTTTTCTGTGAGAGCAGTCCGCCCCGCTCGGCTCAAGACAAGCAGAGGAGGGCGAAGAAGACATTCGAGGAGATGATGACCTATATTCCAG aCTTCCTGGGGAAATGTATCGGAGAAGAGGCCAAGTATGAGGGAGTGCGTCTCCTCTTCGATGGACTGCAGCAGCCAGTTCTCAACAAACAG
- the LOC139341967 gene encoding sorting nexin-14-like isoform X7: MGCIRVFLQKIRRRMKLDRFRELGRQYPVFCFLLLVLLMSTVLLNRYIHIIMVFWSFLAGVVTFYCSLGPESLLPNIFVSIKPRTKSYQQELFPLGHSCAVCGKIKCKRHRPTLLLENYQPWLDLKVPSKVDASLSEILELVLENFVYPWYRDITDDEAFVDELRVTLRFFAAVLVRRTQKVDVASLITQKLLKVSMKHIEIISKARQKVKNTEHLQQAALDEYGPDLHVALRSRRDELLYLRKLTEMLFPYILPPKATDCRSLSLLIREVLAGSVFLPSMDYLADPDTVNHLLLIFIDNSPPEEATEPTSTLVPFLQKYSDTRNKKPSVLKLELKEIREQQDLLFRFMNFLKQEGAVHVLQFCLSVEEFNDRILCPELSDSEKMMLHEEVKKIYETYCLDESVDKIRFDPFIVEEIRNIAEGPYPEVVKLQTMRCLFEAYEHVLSLLENVFTPMFCHSDEYFRQLLRGAESPARNSRMSRNTSKRGESFGISRIGSKIKGVFKSTTMEGAMLPSYGLVEGEDDMVEEAMMVLEDDSPMEAASTPSTPRNLSAWNITIPYIDFYDDDVKRERIPVFCIDVERNDRKAVGHETEHWSVYRRYLEFYVLESKLTEFHGSFPDAQLPSKRIIGPKNYEFLTSKREEFQEYLQKLLQHPELSNSQLLADFLSPHSMESQFLDKMLPDVNLGKIIKSVPSKLIKEKGQHLEPFIQSFFNSCESPKPKPSRPELTILSPTSENDKKLFNDLFKNNANRSEMTEKRHNQNYFMEMITVEGVYDYLMYVGRVIFHIPDWLHHLLMTGRILFKNTLEAYTDYYLQYKLNQVVEEHRLVSLITLLRDTVFCESSPPRSAQDKQRRAKKTFEEMMTYIPDFLGKCIGEEAKYEGVRLLFDGLQQPVLNKQLTYVLLDIAIQELFPELNKVQKETSVMAPWM; the protein is encoded by the exons ATGGGATGCATCAGGgtttttctgcagaaaataaGACGCAGGATGAAGCTAGACCGGTTCAGAGAGCTGGGCCGACAGTATCCAgtcttctgctttctgctgctggtccTGCTGATGTCCACTGTGCTTTTAAACAG ATATATACACATTATAATGGTGTTTTGGTCTTTCCTGGCTGGGGTCGTTACTTTCTACTGCTCTTTGGGACCCGAGTCTCTGCTTCCCAACATCTTTGTCTCCATCAAACCAAGGACTAAG TCATACCAACAGGAGCTGTTTCCACTGGGCCACAGCTGTGCCGTTTGTGGAAAAATCAAATGCAAAAGGCACAG ACCAACTTTATTACTGGAAAACTATCAACCGTGGCTTGACCTGAAAGTTCCATCCAAGGTGGATGCCTCCCTTTCAGAG atTCTGGAGTTGGTTCTGGAGAATTTTGTGTATCCTTGGTATAG AGACATCACGGACGATGAGGCTTTTGTGGACGAGCTGAGGGTGACTTTGCGCTTCTTTGCAGCTGTGTTGGTCCGCCGAACACAGAAG gtggaTGTGGCATCCCTCATCACACAGAAACTTCTTAAAGTTTCCATGAAGCACATTGAAATAATTAGCAAAGCAAGACAGAAAG TAAAGAACACAGAGCATCTTCAGCAAGCTGCCCTGGATGAGTACGGTCCTGACCTCCATGTCGCCCTTCGCAGTCGCAGAGATGAGCTCCTCTACCTCAGGAAGCTGACTGAGATGCTCTTCCCCTACATCCTGCCACCCAAGGCTACAGACTGCAG atctctttctctcctgataAGAGAAGTCTTGGCTGGCtctgtcttccttccttcaatGGACTACTTGGCTGATCCT gacACTGTGAATCATTTACTTTTGATATTCATTGACAACTCCCCT CCTGAAGAAGCCACAGAGCCCACTTCAACGTTGGTTCCTTTCCTGCAGAAGTACTCTGATACTCGTAACAAAAAGCCCTCT GTGCTGAAGCTGGAGTTGAAGGAAATCAGAGAACAGCAAGACCTTCTCTTCCGTTTCATGAACTTCCTGAAGCAAGAAGGGGCTGTCCACGTGCTCCAGTTCTGCCTTTCAGTCG AGGAATTCAACGATCGGATACTATGCCCAGAGCTGTCCGACTCAGAGAAGATGATGCTTcacgaggaggtgaagaagatcTACGAGACCTACTGTTTGGACGAGAGCGTTGACAAGATTCGCTTCGACCCCTTCATAGTGGAAGAAATACGCAACA TTGCAGAGGGCCCGTATCCAGAGGTGGTGAAGCTGCAGACCATGAGGTGTTTGTTTGAAGCGTACGAGCACGTCCTGTCCCTCCTGGAGAATGTTTTCACCCCCATGTTTTGTCACAGCGATGAG TACTTCCGCCAGCTTCTGAGAGGGGCCGAGTCCCCTGCCAGGAATTCCAGGATGAGCAG GAACACGTCAAAGAGGGGCGAGTCCTTTGGGATCAGTCGCATTGGCAGTAAGATCAAAGGAGTGTTCAAGAGCACAACCATGGAGGGAGCCATGCTGCCATCCTATGGgctggtggagggagaggacgaTATG GTGGAGGAAGCGATGATGGTGCTGGAGGATGACTCCCCCATGGAGGCAGCCTCCACCCCCAGCACCCCCCGGAACCTCTCGGCCTGGAACATCACCATCCCTTACATTGATTTCTATGACGACGAtgtgaagagggagaggatTCCTGTGTTCTGTATCGATGTAGAGCGCAACGACCGGAAGGCAG tggGACATGAGACTGAGCACTGGTCTGTGTACAGAAGATATCTGGAGTTCTACGTCCTTGAATCAAAGCTCACAGAATTTCATG GTTCCTTTCCAGATGCGCAGTTGCCTTCAAAAAGAATCATCGGGCCCAAGAATTATGAGTTCCTCACATCGAAGCGGGAGGAGTTCCAGGAGTATCTTCAG AAACTTTTGCAGCATCCAGAGCTGAGCAACAGTCAGCTCCTCGCCGACTTCCTGTCCCCTCACAGTATGGAGTCTCAGTTCCTGGACAAGATGTTACCTGACGTGAATCTGG GGAAAATCATTAAGTCAGTTCCCAGCAAGCTGATAAAAGAG AAAGGGCAGCATCTGGAGCCTTTCATCCAGTCCTTCTTCAACTCCTGTGAATCCCCCAAACCCAAACCCAGCCGCCCCGAGCTCACCATCCTCAGCCCCACCTCGGAAAATGATAAAAAG CTCTTCAATGACCTCTTCAAAAACAACGCCAACCGATCTGAGATGACAGAGAAGAGGCACAATCAGAATTACTTCATGGAAATGATCACTGTTGAAGGGGTGTATGACTACTTAATGTATGTGG GCCGAGTCATCTTCCACATTCCTGACTGGCTGCACCACCTGCTAATGACTGGCAGGATCCTGTTCAAGAACACACTGGAAGCCTACACAGATTACTACCTTCAGTACAAGCTGAACCAGGTAGTCGAGGAGCACCGGCTTGTCTCACTTATCACCCTGCTCAGAG ACACAGTTTTCTGTGAGAGCAGTCCGCCCCGCTCGGCTCAAGACAAGCAGAGGAGGGCGAAGAAGACATTCGAGGAGATGATGACCTATATTCCAG aCTTCCTGGGGAAATGTATCGGAGAAGAGGCCAAGTATGAGGGAGTGCGTCTCCTCTTCGATGGACTGCAGCAGCCAGTTCTCAACAAACAG
- the LOC139341967 gene encoding sorting nexin-14-like isoform X3 translates to MGCIRVFLQKIRRRMKLDRFRELGRQYPVFCFLLLVLLMSTVLLNRYIHIIMVFWSFLAGVVTFYCSLGPESLLPNIFVSIKPRTKSYQQELFPLGHSCAVCGKIKCKRHRPTLLLENYQPWLDLKVPSKVDASLSEILELVLENFVYPWYRDITDDEAFVDELRVTLRFFAAVLVRRTQKVDVASLITQKLLKVSMKHIEIISKARQKVKNTEHLQQAALDEYGPDLHVALRSRRDELLYLRKLTEMLFPYILPPKATDCRSLSLLIREVLAGSVFLPSMDYLADPDTVNHLLLIFIDNSPPEEATEPTSTLVPFLQKYSDTRNKKPSVLKLELKEIREQQDLLFRFMNFLKQEGAVHVLQFCLSVEEFNDRILCPELSDSEKMMLHEEVKKIYETYCLDESVDKIRFDPFIVEEIRNIAEGPYPEVVKLQTMRCLFEAYEHVLSLLENVFTPMFCHSDEYFRQLLRGAESPARNSRMSSSWDWSPESPSSLFTASGSSSPASFNSLHAQSTFTTFPYGSLSHRHSSPKNTSKRGESFGISRIGSKIKGVFKSTTMEGAMLPSYGLVEGEDDMVEEAMMVLEDDSPMEAASTPSTPRNLSAWNITIPYIDFYDDDVKRERIPVFCIDVERNDRKAVGHETEHWSVYRRYLEFYVLESKLTEFHGSFPDAQLPSKRIIGPKNYEFLTSKREEFQEYLQKLLQHPELSNSQLLADFLSPHSMESQFLDKMLPDVNLGKIIKSVPSKLIKEKGQHLEPFIQSFFNSCESPKPKPSRPELTILSPTSENDKKLFNDLFKNNANRSEMTEKRHNQNYFMEMITVEGVYDYLMYVGRVIFHIPDWLHHLLMTGRILFKNTLEAYTDYYLQYKLNQVVEEHRLVSLITLLRDTVFCESSPPRSAQDKQRRAKKTFEEMMTYIPDFLGKCIGEEAKYEGVRLLFDGLQQPVLNKQLTYVLLDIAIQELFPELNKQVQKETSVMAPWM, encoded by the exons ATGGGATGCATCAGGgtttttctgcagaaaataaGACGCAGGATGAAGCTAGACCGGTTCAGAGAGCTGGGCCGACAGTATCCAgtcttctgctttctgctgctggtccTGCTGATGTCCACTGTGCTTTTAAACAG ATATATACACATTATAATGGTGTTTTGGTCTTTCCTGGCTGGGGTCGTTACTTTCTACTGCTCTTTGGGACCCGAGTCTCTGCTTCCCAACATCTTTGTCTCCATCAAACCAAGGACTAAG TCATACCAACAGGAGCTGTTTCCACTGGGCCACAGCTGTGCCGTTTGTGGAAAAATCAAATGCAAAAGGCACAG ACCAACTTTATTACTGGAAAACTATCAACCGTGGCTTGACCTGAAAGTTCCATCCAAGGTGGATGCCTCCCTTTCAGAG atTCTGGAGTTGGTTCTGGAGAATTTTGTGTATCCTTGGTATAG AGACATCACGGACGATGAGGCTTTTGTGGACGAGCTGAGGGTGACTTTGCGCTTCTTTGCAGCTGTGTTGGTCCGCCGAACACAGAAG gtggaTGTGGCATCCCTCATCACACAGAAACTTCTTAAAGTTTCCATGAAGCACATTGAAATAATTAGCAAAGCAAGACAGAAAG TAAAGAACACAGAGCATCTTCAGCAAGCTGCCCTGGATGAGTACGGTCCTGACCTCCATGTCGCCCTTCGCAGTCGCAGAGATGAGCTCCTCTACCTCAGGAAGCTGACTGAGATGCTCTTCCCCTACATCCTGCCACCCAAGGCTACAGACTGCAG atctctttctctcctgataAGAGAAGTCTTGGCTGGCtctgtcttccttccttcaatGGACTACTTGGCTGATCCT gacACTGTGAATCATTTACTTTTGATATTCATTGACAACTCCCCT CCTGAAGAAGCCACAGAGCCCACTTCAACGTTGGTTCCTTTCCTGCAGAAGTACTCTGATACTCGTAACAAAAAGCCCTCT GTGCTGAAGCTGGAGTTGAAGGAAATCAGAGAACAGCAAGACCTTCTCTTCCGTTTCATGAACTTCCTGAAGCAAGAAGGGGCTGTCCACGTGCTCCAGTTCTGCCTTTCAGTCG AGGAATTCAACGATCGGATACTATGCCCAGAGCTGTCCGACTCAGAGAAGATGATGCTTcacgaggaggtgaagaagatcTACGAGACCTACTGTTTGGACGAGAGCGTTGACAAGATTCGCTTCGACCCCTTCATAGTGGAAGAAATACGCAACA TTGCAGAGGGCCCGTATCCAGAGGTGGTGAAGCTGCAGACCATGAGGTGTTTGTTTGAAGCGTACGAGCACGTCCTGTCCCTCCTGGAGAATGTTTTCACCCCCATGTTTTGTCACAGCGATGAG TACTTCCGCCAGCTTCTGAGAGGGGCCGAGTCCCCTGCCAGGAATTCCAGGATGAGCAG TTCCTGGGACTGGAGCCCCGAGTCCCCATCCTCACTGTTCACCGCCTCTGGCAGCTCTTCACCTGCATCTTTTAACTCCCTCCATGCCCAGTCCACGTTCACAACCTTCCCATACGGCTCGCTATCCCACCGCCACTCATCACCCAA GAACACGTCAAAGAGGGGCGAGTCCTTTGGGATCAGTCGCATTGGCAGTAAGATCAAAGGAGTGTTCAAGAGCACAACCATGGAGGGAGCCATGCTGCCATCCTATGGgctggtggagggagaggacgaTATG GTGGAGGAAGCGATGATGGTGCTGGAGGATGACTCCCCCATGGAGGCAGCCTCCACCCCCAGCACCCCCCGGAACCTCTCGGCCTGGAACATCACCATCCCTTACATTGATTTCTATGACGACGAtgtgaagagggagaggatTCCTGTGTTCTGTATCGATGTAGAGCGCAACGACCGGAAGGCAG tggGACATGAGACTGAGCACTGGTCTGTGTACAGAAGATATCTGGAGTTCTACGTCCTTGAATCAAAGCTCACAGAATTTCATG GTTCCTTTCCAGATGCGCAGTTGCCTTCAAAAAGAATCATCGGGCCCAAGAATTATGAGTTCCTCACATCGAAGCGGGAGGAGTTCCAGGAGTATCTTCAG AAACTTTTGCAGCATCCAGAGCTGAGCAACAGTCAGCTCCTCGCCGACTTCCTGTCCCCTCACAGTATGGAGTCTCAGTTCCTGGACAAGATGTTACCTGACGTGAATCTGG GGAAAATCATTAAGTCAGTTCCCAGCAAGCTGATAAAAGAG AAAGGGCAGCATCTGGAGCCTTTCATCCAGTCCTTCTTCAACTCCTGTGAATCCCCCAAACCCAAACCCAGCCGCCCCGAGCTCACCATCCTCAGCCCCACCTCGGAAAATGATAAAAAG CTCTTCAATGACCTCTTCAAAAACAACGCCAACCGATCTGAGATGACAGAGAAGAGGCACAATCAGAATTACTTCATGGAAATGATCACTGTTGAAGGGGTGTATGACTACTTAATGTATGTGG GCCGAGTCATCTTCCACATTCCTGACTGGCTGCACCACCTGCTAATGACTGGCAGGATCCTGTTCAAGAACACACTGGAAGCCTACACAGATTACTACCTTCAGTACAAGCTGAACCAGGTAGTCGAGGAGCACCGGCTTGTCTCACTTATCACCCTGCTCAGAG ACACAGTTTTCTGTGAGAGCAGTCCGCCCCGCTCGGCTCAAGACAAGCAGAGGAGGGCGAAGAAGACATTCGAGGAGATGATGACCTATATTCCAG aCTTCCTGGGGAAATGTATCGGAGAAGAGGCCAAGTATGAGGGAGTGCGTCTCCTCTTCGATGGACTGCAGCAGCCAGTTCTCAACAAACAG